One genomic region from Bacillus sp. SLBN-46 encodes:
- a CDS encoding DUF2198 family protein has translation MVNVIEYLSALILPGLLVLLFTRVTYNRLIGLVLTVALIAASVYKGYTNTFVLIVIDAFSLTAGFWLAAKMKPRAVKKT, from the coding sequence TTGGTAAATGTTATTGAATACTTGTCGGCACTTATTTTGCCAGGGTTACTAGTCCTGCTTTTTACACGGGTCACTTATAATCGACTAATCGGCCTAGTTCTAACGGTTGCTTTGATCGCTGCCTCTGTATATAAAGGTTATACGAATACCTTCGTGTTAATTGTCATTGATGCTTTCTCCTTGACTGCCGGTTTCTGGCTGGCGGCTAAAATGAAGCCAAGAGCAGTGAAGAAGACCTAG